A genomic region of Actinomycetes bacterium contains the following coding sequences:
- a CDS encoding prepilin-type N-terminal cleavage/methylation domain-containing protein translates to MGKPCHGGVLRRLPRRGNDAGLTLIELMFALVIFAIVAAATVAGLTLALNTGRLDRNRVAAANLAARELEIVRDEFNATASGPTTLAAQNYVTDPHPLPAGTAGQALVVDNVAYTVVRNVQWLPTGTGQSACDGGSAITYPTLAVNVQVTWPRMDGVQPVTSNTILTPPKGVLSSSLGFVAIPVVNAAGQPSAGQPVTLTGPGGTSTDTTAVDGCAVFSIATAGTYTASIFVPGGVDFYGSATSSQSVLAKAGTLVKGKAFTYDQAATLNVKLTTDAGYQIPTSLPQLTLGNTNLQPTGTKTVASTGATTPLSGLFPFSDGYTVWAGGCQQSDPAAAGGTRTAIVVAPGATQSVSVRLAPVTVTAVKGVNPLAGATVVAVPSSTTGCGPTENPLTLGVTDASGTLRTSLPAGAWTLKLSGMSPNGSWPTTPTLLPNSAPSSITVVAS, encoded by the coding sequence ATGGGGAAGCCGTGCCATGGGGGAGTCCTGCGTCGACTCCCTCGTCGAGGCAATGACGCGGGGCTCACGTTGATCGAGCTGATGTTCGCACTGGTGATCTTCGCGATCGTGGCAGCTGCCACAGTGGCGGGGCTGACACTCGCGCTGAACACCGGTCGCCTGGACCGCAACCGGGTAGCCGCCGCAAACCTGGCTGCGCGTGAGCTCGAGATCGTGCGCGACGAGTTCAACGCCACGGCATCGGGCCCGACCACGCTCGCGGCCCAGAACTACGTGACGGACCCTCATCCACTTCCTGCCGGCACCGCCGGGCAAGCGTTGGTCGTCGACAACGTGGCGTACACGGTGGTGCGCAATGTGCAGTGGTTGCCGACCGGAACCGGGCAGAGTGCCTGCGACGGTGGGAGCGCGATCACCTACCCCACGCTCGCGGTCAACGTGCAGGTGACCTGGCCGCGGATGGATGGGGTGCAGCCGGTCACCTCGAACACGATCCTGACCCCTCCCAAGGGTGTGCTGTCGAGCTCTCTGGGTTTCGTGGCGATCCCGGTGGTGAACGCGGCGGGGCAGCCCTCGGCGGGACAGCCGGTCACGCTGACCGGACCGGGGGGAACCTCCACGGACACCACCGCCGTCGATGGGTGCGCTGTCTTCTCGATCGCTACGGCTGGCACCTACACGGCCAGCATCTTCGTCCCTGGCGGCGTTGACTTCTACGGCAGCGCCACTTCGAGCCAGTCCGTCCTGGCCAAGGCCGGCACCCTGGTGAAGGGCAAGGCCTTCACCTACGACCAGGCCGCTACGCTGAACGTGAAGCTCACGACGGACGCCGGCTACCAGATCCCCACGTCGCTGCCCCAGTTGACCTTGGGCAACACCAACCTGCAGCCCACCGGGACGAAGACCGTTGCCTCTACCGGTGCGACCACCCCGCTCTCGGGGCTGTTCCCGTTCTCCGATGGGTACACCGTGTGGGCCGGCGGCTGCCAGCAGTCCGACCCGGCGGCCGCTGGTGGCACCAGAACGGCAATTGTGGTGGCGCCCGGAGCGACCCAATCGGTCTCGGTGCGGCTCGCCCCGGTGACCGTGACAGCAGTCAAGGGGGTGAATCCCTTGGCTGGAGCCACGGTGGTCGCAGTCCCGTCGTCGACTACCGGCTGCGGGCCGACCGAGAACCCACTCACGCTGGGCGTCACCGATGCCTCGGGGACCTTGCGGACCTCGCTGCCCGCTGGAGCGTGGACCCTGAAGCTGTCCGGAATGTCACCGAACGGGAGCTGGCCGACGACGCCGACTCTGTTGCCCAACAGCGCTCCCTCCTCGATAACGGTGGTGGCCTCATGA
- a CDS encoding prepilin-type N-terminal cleavage/methylation domain-containing protein: MAEVAEKETRHHEWGASMRPRETVPGQERTADEGFTLIELLVVIIIIGILAAIAIPVYLSQRDRAYDSAAKSDVRNLAQFEETLLAGTGTYGSFTDLAAGNLTVKPTRLVTLTITFNSAASYCLSAKHLNGSTTWYYDSQAGGIQPRGSSGCPVTTAGTSGGSLTG; encoded by the coding sequence GTGGCCGAAGTAGCCGAGAAGGAAACTCGACATCATGAATGGGGGGCGTCAATGAGACCCCGGGAAACTGTCCCGGGCCAGGAGCGAACTGCTGACGAAGGCTTCACCCTGATCGAACTGCTCGTCGTCATCATCATCATTGGCATTCTGGCGGCGATCGCGATCCCGGTGTACCTGAGCCAGCGAGACCGCGCGTACGACAGCGCGGCGAAGTCGGATGTACGGAACCTGGCCCAATTCGAAGAGACCCTGCTAGCTGGCACAGGCACGTACGGCTCATTCACGGACTTGGCGGCGGGCAACTTGACGGTCAAGCCCACTCGCCTGGTCACGCTGACCATCACGTTCAACAGCGCGGCCAGCTACTGCCTTTCGGCCAAGCATCTGAACGGGTCAACGACCTGGTACTACGACAGCCAGGCGGGGGGGATCCAGCCGAGGGGCAGCTCAGGCTGTCCGGTGACCACCGCCGGCACGAGTGGGGGGTCGCTCACCGGCTAA
- a CDS encoding type II secretion system protein — translation MSPVLSRIRRRLTGQGGFTLVEMIVVTVILGVVLAAVQTTLIMTQKTVGQNASRIDQTQQAKLAVDAMSKTLRTAVLPALLGCQTCDSTAFIQGGSNSVQFYANINNDSNAIGPSRVSYTVNANGDLVETIQAPDAHAANNFSYTYCTPGPGCTVLTRVLARRVPTSLAVFTYYDANGAVVSPPLTATTLAQVDSIDLVVKVQDTSNGTPPATTFVTRVTLPNADAQAQSSPSP, via the coding sequence ATGAGCCCGGTGCTGAGCCGGATCCGACGGCGACTGACGGGTCAGGGAGGTTTCACCCTGGTCGAGATGATCGTGGTGACCGTGATCTTGGGTGTCGTGCTGGCCGCAGTCCAGACAACCCTGATCATGACCCAGAAGACAGTCGGGCAGAACGCCAGCCGGATCGACCAGACGCAGCAGGCCAAGCTGGCGGTCGACGCCATGTCCAAGACGCTGCGCACGGCGGTACTACCCGCGCTGCTCGGCTGCCAGACCTGTGACTCCACCGCGTTCATCCAGGGCGGCAGCAACTCGGTGCAGTTCTACGCCAACATCAACAACGACTCGAACGCAATCGGACCCAGCCGGGTCAGCTACACCGTGAACGCCAATGGTGACCTGGTGGAGACCATCCAGGCACCGGACGCGCACGCGGCCAACAACTTCAGCTACACCTACTGCACCCCCGGGCCGGGCTGCACTGTCTTGACCAGAGTCCTCGCGCGGCGCGTCCCGACCAGCCTGGCCGTCTTCACCTACTACGACGCGAACGGCGCCGTGGTGAGCCCACCGTTGACGGCGACGACGCTCGCCCAGGTCGACAGCATCGACCTGGTGGTCAAGGTCCAGGACACCAGCAACGGAACGCCCCCCGCCACCACCTTCGTGACCAGGGTGACGCTGCCGAACGCTGACGCCCAGGCCCAGTCGTCGCCGAGCCCGTGA